Proteins encoded together in one Planctomyces sp. SH-PL14 window:
- a CDS encoding ATP-binding cassette domain-containing protein, with amino-acid sequence MASIEVRDLSFTYGGIPLLDGISCSIEPGERIGLVGRNGAGKSTFMKLLSGDLRPDAGTIQLARGVRVARLTQDVPDGGDHTVFEEICGGLGAVGTVVARLRELHRTGNADPGELDRLHSELDSETGWQLEHRVEEIIDQMGLDETARFESLSSGMKRRVLLGKALAADPTVLLLDEPTNHLDIAAVEWLEEFLVRSGLTLVFVTHDRAFLQRIANRIIEVERGRLFDWTCDYKTFLVRREALLEAEAQQQALFDKKLAAEEVWVRTGIKARRTRNEGRVRALERMREERQKRRTQVGNVRVQVQDAERSGTLVASLDNVMHAFGDKTVLRNVSTTITRGDKVGIVGPNGAGKTTLLRTLLGDLKPQSGTVRLGSNLQIAYFDQLRAQLDEEKTAVENVGEGRDTVIVNGQGKHVVGYLQDFLFSPERGRTLVRYLSGGERNRLLLAKLFTRPANVFVLDEPTNDLDAETLELLEQLLVDFSGTILLVSHDREFLNNVVTSTLVFEGGGSVKEYAGGYDDWIRQRSAAPVAAAAVAPATTESKTASAPAAPATPAAAPRKAKLSYKEQKELDGLPGRIERLESDQAALHAEMSSPEFYLKAGPELAAASSRLAKMEAELQTAYTRWEELEGR; translated from the coding sequence ATGGCGAGCATCGAAGTCAGGGATCTCAGTTTTACCTACGGCGGAATCCCCCTTCTGGACGGGATTTCCTGCTCGATCGAGCCCGGCGAGCGGATCGGCCTCGTCGGCCGCAACGGGGCGGGGAAGAGCACGTTCATGAAGCTCCTCTCCGGGGACCTGCGCCCCGACGCCGGGACGATCCAGCTCGCCCGCGGCGTCCGCGTGGCCCGGCTCACGCAGGATGTCCCCGACGGCGGCGACCACACGGTCTTTGAGGAGATCTGCGGCGGCCTCGGCGCCGTCGGAACGGTCGTTGCGCGGCTCCGCGAGCTGCACCGCACGGGGAATGCCGATCCCGGGGAACTGGACCGGCTTCACTCGGAACTCGATTCCGAAACGGGCTGGCAGCTCGAACACCGCGTTGAAGAGATCATCGACCAGATGGGGCTCGACGAGACCGCGCGATTCGAATCGCTCTCGTCGGGAATGAAACGCCGCGTCCTCCTGGGTAAGGCCCTCGCCGCGGATCCGACCGTCCTGCTGCTGGACGAGCCGACGAACCACCTCGATATCGCGGCGGTCGAATGGCTCGAAGAGTTCCTCGTCCGGTCCGGCCTGACTCTCGTGTTCGTCACCCACGACCGGGCCTTCCTGCAGCGGATCGCCAACCGGATCATCGAAGTCGAGCGGGGCCGGCTGTTCGACTGGACCTGCGACTACAAGACCTTCCTTGTCCGCCGCGAGGCGCTCCTTGAAGCGGAAGCCCAGCAGCAGGCGCTCTTCGACAAGAAGCTCGCCGCCGAAGAGGTCTGGGTCCGCACCGGAATCAAGGCCCGCCGGACGCGGAACGAAGGACGGGTGCGGGCCCTGGAGCGGATGCGGGAGGAACGGCAGAAACGCCGGACTCAGGTCGGCAACGTCCGTGTGCAGGTTCAGGACGCGGAGCGGTCGGGAACCCTCGTGGCGTCGCTCGACAACGTCATGCACGCCTTCGGCGACAAGACGGTCCTGCGGAACGTCTCGACGACGATCACCCGCGGAGACAAGGTGGGGATCGTCGGCCCGAACGGGGCGGGGAAGACAACGCTGCTCCGGACCCTGCTGGGAGACCTCAAGCCGCAGTCGGGGACGGTCCGGCTCGGCTCGAATCTCCAGATCGCCTACTTCGACCAGCTTCGGGCCCAGCTCGACGAGGAGAAGACCGCGGTCGAGAACGTCGGCGAGGGACGGGACACCGTCATCGTCAACGGCCAGGGAAAGCACGTCGTCGGTTACCTCCAGGACTTCCTGTTCTCTCCCGAGCGGGGACGGACCCTCGTCCGTTACCTCTCCGGTGGAGAGCGGAACCGGCTGCTCCTGGCGAAACTGTTCACGCGGCCGGCGAACGTGTTCGTCCTCGACGAACCGACAAACGACCTCGATGCCGAGACGTTGGAACTCCTCGAACAGCTCCTGGTCGATTTTTCCGGGACGATCCTCCTCGTCAGCCACGACCGGGAGTTCCTCAACAACGTCGTGACGAGCACCCTCGTCTTCGAAGGGGGCGGGAGCGTCAAGGAGTACGCCGGCGGCTACGACGACTGGATCCGCCAGCGGTCTGCCGCCCCTGTGGCCGCCGCCGCGGTGGCGCCCGCCACCACGGAATCGAAAACGGCGTCGGCTCCCGCCGCACCGGCCACCCCGGCGGCGGCCCCCCGCAAGGCGAAGCTCTCCTATAAGGAGCAGAAGGAGCTCGACGGGCTCCCCGGCCGCATCGAGCGGCTGGAATCGGACCAGGCGGCGCTCCATGCAGAGATGTCGAGCCCCGAGTTCTATCTCAAGGCTGGGCCGGAGCTTGCGGCGGCCTCGTCGCGGCTGGCCAAAATGGAGGCGGAACTCCAGACCGCCTACACCCGCTGGGAGGAACTGGAGGGGCGGTGA
- a CDS encoding serine/threonine-protein kinase, translated as MSDIDVDDLPSLNEHDSLKRVGKYVIQKKLGAGGMGTVFLALDEDLNRPVALKVLPREKAENPVLVKRFKAEAQSAAQLHHRNIVGVYEAGQADGLLYIALEYINGTDALELLRSRGVIPVKRSIEIVRGVAQALQHAAERNIVHRDIKPSNVMISKDGDIKLADMGLARSIDAEADTGITRAGTTVGTVDYMAPEQARNSKAADVRSDLYSLGCTWYHLITGQPPFGDGDMVAKVHAHAVKPPPDPRRLNDRIPEAIVAVIQRLMSKKPLERYQTAQELIDDLANPNLHRQGVTNDVLASLRHEHVPSAIEDEEEDEPPPSAATSRSGKSRSGPAARAAEPESNSGRNKSSSAKSRPKSTSASRPAAGAGVGAAFEDIDEDEDVGAKKANRRKTGGDRSLPERMDAPKETGGGFSQISIDPVFFQIGLVALLIVAVVGTVTWYVRSMKTDNIDDQGNLAAALQRKELNAAPEVPTVQPNTAPAPMPEPEKVVEPPKAPELKLTGPKDDTPFPGVPEVQLSNKSIYPAWIPYTRGSAPEDVPVVKVRRFRTGSGEIASLAAPGNRDRVVFEFQDEGPHRIPVGSLSSLKWVGLRGKDIRPILVLVGSVAEGKGALGSNRGVVKLEGVDLFWNAPEGTAGAAIAMQGGELLLRNSTLTVSGNPTALLGLKGQAGITSRAVLENVVLRGDAGDAIRIDGPGVELVGGNVACLTPGDSLTVNAAERVPPPQPPGDRVIRLFNSTFVTAGRFLSARHDGTKPPAALDVRLGHTVAALAGDPKSPAGAIRVSNWPDSPADAADDPRPLAFKLTGDTFRLTGWKVLTEPASGNAVTDATSWRLYWMQAPPSETFLPSPPESFQKLLPRHSAESQATLAAAIQWAERDVADQVIGAKFATLPHPTEGLAEHVEAFANRPTIAALPAGGPETRFDLKKSQTLARFLSSEVPDGARVVLFGAGVKFLEPVALKKKTLTIVFEQTEGAPLELQPQSKSGNEKEGPEAWITLSEGARVEIIGGRFNLLHSRGKQHPKSFARVSGGTLILTRCDIEGSQSAEAPALPLVGAADSGDSRILVRESLVRGKGPTVLLGAPKSTVIVHQSVLLTPGNAIEVAQDVTGSVLSLDAATISAGTNAIRLAADLKGDARIFSADSLFIPPTADGGMLVQDDASAAGKSILWWGRANAYSGRLKGFLSSTQIPASPDFEETWTKVWGAGRDLRPATGLEAVVLASPLGKLSDLQPEDFQLNPTCLAAGWSESGDAAGADPKKVGVPASAVAATPTGSSKTSPANPPGKKPTSGF; from the coding sequence ATGTCCGATATCGACGTCGACGATCTGCCGAGCTTGAACGAACATGACTCGCTCAAGCGCGTCGGAAAGTACGTCATCCAGAAGAAGCTGGGTGCCGGTGGGATGGGGACCGTGTTCCTCGCCCTCGACGAAGACTTGAACCGCCCCGTGGCCCTCAAAGTGCTTCCCCGCGAGAAGGCGGAGAACCCGGTCCTCGTCAAACGCTTCAAGGCCGAGGCGCAGTCCGCGGCCCAGCTCCACCACCGGAACATCGTCGGCGTCTACGAGGCGGGACAGGCGGACGGGCTGCTCTACATCGCCCTCGAATACATCAACGGGACCGACGCGCTCGAACTCCTCCGCAGCCGCGGCGTCATTCCGGTGAAGCGGTCGATCGAGATCGTCCGCGGCGTGGCCCAGGCGCTGCAACATGCGGCGGAACGGAACATCGTCCACCGCGACATCAAGCCGTCCAACGTGATGATCTCCAAGGACGGGGACATCAAGCTGGCCGACATGGGGCTGGCCCGCTCCATCGACGCCGAGGCGGACACCGGCATCACCCGCGCCGGCACGACGGTCGGGACGGTCGACTACATGGCCCCCGAGCAGGCCCGCAACAGCAAGGCGGCGGACGTCCGCAGCGACCTCTATTCGCTCGGCTGCACCTGGTACCACCTGATCACCGGTCAGCCCCCGTTCGGTGACGGCGACATGGTCGCCAAGGTCCACGCCCACGCCGTCAAGCCGCCGCCGGATCCGCGGCGGCTGAACGACCGGATTCCCGAGGCGATCGTGGCCGTCATCCAGCGGCTCATGTCGAAAAAGCCATTGGAGCGCTACCAAACCGCGCAGGAGCTGATCGACGATCTGGCGAACCCGAACCTACACCGCCAGGGGGTGACGAACGACGTCCTTGCCTCACTGCGGCATGAGCATGTTCCGAGCGCGATCGAAGACGAAGAGGAGGACGAACCGCCGCCGTCCGCTGCGACCTCCCGGTCCGGAAAGTCCCGCTCAGGACCAGCCGCCCGCGCCGCCGAACCGGAATCGAACTCGGGTAGGAACAAATCGTCCTCGGCGAAGTCGCGGCCCAAAAGCACGTCGGCTTCGCGCCCCGCGGCGGGGGCGGGGGTGGGGGCGGCCTTCGAAGACATCGATGAGGATGAAGACGTCGGGGCCAAGAAGGCGAACCGACGCAAGACGGGGGGCGACCGGAGCCTTCCGGAGCGGATGGACGCCCCCAAGGAGACCGGCGGCGGGTTCTCGCAGATCTCGATCGACCCGGTCTTCTTCCAAATCGGCCTCGTTGCCCTGCTGATCGTGGCGGTCGTCGGGACCGTGACGTGGTATGTCCGCTCGATGAAGACGGACAACATTGACGACCAGGGGAATCTGGCGGCCGCGCTGCAGCGGAAGGAGCTGAACGCCGCCCCCGAAGTCCCCACGGTCCAGCCGAACACGGCTCCAGCGCCGATGCCGGAACCGGAAAAGGTGGTGGAGCCCCCGAAGGCTCCGGAACTCAAGCTGACCGGCCCCAAGGACGACACCCCGTTCCCCGGAGTGCCGGAGGTACAGCTCAGCAACAAGTCGATCTATCCGGCCTGGATCCCCTACACCCGCGGCTCCGCTCCGGAGGACGTCCCGGTTGTCAAGGTGCGACGGTTCCGGACCGGGTCCGGCGAGATCGCTTCGCTGGCGGCGCCCGGCAACAGGGACCGCGTCGTCTTCGAGTTTCAGGACGAAGGGCCGCACCGGATTCCGGTCGGGAGCCTGTCCTCGCTCAAGTGGGTCGGACTGCGGGGGAAGGACATCCGTCCGATCCTGGTGCTGGTGGGGAGCGTTGCCGAAGGAAAGGGGGCGCTCGGCTCCAACCGCGGGGTCGTCAAACTCGAAGGGGTCGACCTGTTCTGGAACGCCCCCGAGGGGACAGCCGGAGCGGCGATCGCGATGCAGGGGGGAGAACTCCTCCTTCGCAACTCGACCCTGACGGTCTCGGGGAACCCGACGGCGCTCCTGGGTCTCAAGGGGCAGGCCGGCATCACGAGCCGCGCGGTCCTCGAAAACGTCGTCCTGCGGGGCGACGCCGGGGACGCGATCCGCATCGACGGTCCGGGTGTGGAACTGGTCGGCGGCAACGTCGCCTGCCTCACGCCGGGCGATTCGCTGACGGTCAATGCCGCGGAACGGGTCCCGCCGCCGCAGCCGCCGGGCGACCGGGTCATCCGGCTGTTCAACTCGACGTTCGTGACCGCCGGCCGCTTCCTCTCGGCGCGACATGACGGGACGAAGCCCCCCGCGGCGCTCGATGTCCGTCTCGGGCACACCGTCGCCGCGCTCGCCGGAGATCCGAAGTCGCCCGCCGGGGCGATCCGCGTCTCCAACTGGCCAGACAGCCCCGCCGATGCGGCGGACGATCCGCGCCCCCTGGCGTTCAAGCTGACGGGAGACACCTTCCGCCTCACCGGCTGGAAAGTCCTTACGGAACCCGCCTCCGGCAACGCGGTGACCGACGCCACGAGCTGGCGCCTCTACTGGATGCAGGCTCCTCCCTCGGAAACGTTCCTCCCGAGCCCGCCCGAGTCGTTCCAGAAGCTGCTGCCGCGGCACTCCGCAGAGTCGCAGGCGACCCTCGCGGCGGCGATCCAGTGGGCGGAGCGGGACGTGGCGGATCAGGTGATCGGCGCGAAGTTCGCCACCTTGCCGCATCCGACCGAAGGGCTGGCCGAGCATGTCGAGGCGTTCGCGAACCGCCCGACGATCGCGGCGCTTCCCGCCGGAGGACCGGAGACGCGGTTCGACCTCAAGAAGTCGCAGACCCTCGCACGGTTCCTCAGCAGTGAAGTCCCCGACGGAGCCCGCGTCGTGCTGTTCGGCGCCGGGGTCAAGTTCCTGGAGCCGGTCGCGCTGAAGAAGAAGACGCTCACGATCGTCTTCGAGCAGACCGAGGGGGCGCCGCTCGAACTCCAGCCGCAGTCGAAGAGCGGCAACGAGAAAGAAGGCCCCGAGGCCTGGATCACGCTGTCCGAGGGGGCCAGGGTCGAGATCATCGGAGGACGGTTCAATCTCCTGCACTCCCGTGGGAAGCAGCACCCCAAGAGCTTCGCGCGGGTCAGCGGCGGCACGCTCATCCTGACGCGGTGCGACATCGAAGGATCGCAGTCGGCCGAGGCTCCGGCACTGCCGCTCGTCGGGGCCGCGGATTCCGGCGACTCGCGGATTCTCGTCCGGGAAAGCCTCGTCCGGGGGAAGGGACCGACTGTCCTCCTGGGCGCGCCCAAGAGCACGGTCATCGTCCATCAGTCGGTGCTGCTGACTCCCGGCAACGCGATCGAAGTCGCCCAGGACGTGACGGGAAGCGTACTCTCGCTCGACGCGGCCACCATCTCGGCGGGAACCAATGCCATTCGGCTGGCGGCCGACCTCAAGGGGGACGCCCGGATCTTCAGCGCGGACTCCCTGTTCATCCCGCCGACTGCGGATGGGGGGATGCTCGTTCAGGATGACGCCAGCGCGGCCGGGAAGTCGATCCTCTGGTGGGGACGGGCCAACGCCTACTCCGGCCGCCTCAAAGGGTTCCTTTCGTCGACGCAGATTCCGGCCAGCCCGGACTTCGAGGAGACCTGGACCAAGGTCTGGGGAGCGGGGCGCGATCTCCGTCCCGCCACCGGCCTGGAGGCGGTCGTCCTGGCGAGTCCGCTCGGCAAGCTGTCGGATCTCCAGCCCGAAGACTTTCAACTGAATCCGACCTGCCTGGCAGCGGGATGGAGCGAATCGGGCGACGCCGCAGGCGCGGATCCGAAGAAGGTCGGAGTTCCGGCCTCGGCCGTGGCGGCCACGCCGACCGGGTCGTCCAAGACGTCTCCTGCCAATCCGCCGGGGAAGAAACCGACGTCGGGTTTCTGA
- the rho gene encoding transcription termination factor Rho, which translates to MGSFDRNTPPIRRRAGEGGGGADPNDFGGDIADDPRSQTIDRSELPQDDEEDLSDIYNPSDVRYEEVKKSEINIANLQRMTMKELLDLARNEKVSEYTGLKKQDLIFRILKERTKMNGLMFGEGTLEILPDGFGFLRSPDYHYLPCPDDIYVSPSQIRRFGLRKGATVAGQIRPPKENERYFALLRVEAINGEDPNVLPDKVPFDDLTPFHPKERLTLASESADMSTRVVDMVAPIGFGQRGLIVSPPKAGKTILLQQLAKAVLKNHPDVYVIVLLIDERPEEVTDMERQVKAPNCEVISSTFDEPASRHIQVSEMVSEKAKRMVEYGHNVVIFLDSITRLARAYNTECPNSGKILSGGIDASALQHPKRFFGAARAVEEGGSLTIIATALVDTGSKMDDVIFEEFKGTGNTELHLDRRMVEKRVWPAVDVNRSGTRREELLMGEEELKRVWILRRVLNDMNPVEAMELLTSRMRRTKSNDEFLMTMNLT; encoded by the coding sequence ATGGGCTCCTTCGACCGCAACACGCCTCCCATTCGCCGCCGCGCGGGTGAAGGTGGCGGCGGCGCCGACCCGAACGACTTTGGCGGAGACATCGCGGACGATCCCCGCTCCCAGACGATCGACCGCTCAGAGCTTCCACAGGACGATGAAGAGGACCTGTCCGACATCTACAACCCGTCGGACGTCCGGTACGAGGAGGTCAAGAAGAGCGAAATCAACATCGCCAACCTTCAACGGATGACGATGAAGGAGCTGCTCGACCTCGCCCGCAACGAGAAGGTCAGCGAATACACGGGGCTCAAGAAGCAGGACCTCATCTTCCGCATCCTGAAGGAGCGGACCAAGATGAACGGCCTGATGTTCGGCGAGGGGACGCTCGAGATCCTGCCCGACGGCTTCGGGTTCCTCCGCAGCCCGGACTATCACTACCTCCCCTGTCCGGACGACATCTACGTCTCGCCGAGCCAGATCCGCCGATTCGGCCTCCGCAAGGGGGCGACCGTCGCCGGCCAGATCCGGCCTCCCAAGGAGAACGAGCGGTATTTCGCCCTCCTGCGGGTCGAGGCGATCAACGGCGAGGACCCGAACGTCCTGCCGGACAAGGTCCCGTTCGACGACCTGACCCCGTTCCATCCGAAGGAGCGGCTGACGCTCGCTTCGGAATCGGCGGACATGAGCACCCGCGTGGTCGATATGGTCGCACCGATCGGGTTCGGCCAGCGGGGGCTGATCGTTTCGCCTCCGAAGGCGGGCAAGACGATCCTGCTGCAGCAGCTGGCGAAGGCGGTCCTCAAGAACCATCCGGACGTGTACGTCATCGTACTGCTCATCGACGAGCGGCCCGAAGAAGTAACCGACATGGAGCGGCAGGTCAAAGCGCCCAACTGCGAAGTCATTTCCAGCACGTTCGACGAGCCCGCCAGCCGGCACATCCAGGTCTCGGAGATGGTGTCCGAGAAGGCCAAGCGGATGGTCGAGTACGGCCACAACGTGGTGATCTTCCTCGACTCGATCACGCGGCTGGCCCGGGCCTACAACACCGAATGTCCGAACTCCGGGAAGATCCTCTCCGGGGGGATCGACGCGAGTGCGCTGCAGCATCCGAAGCGGTTCTTCGGCGCGGCCCGCGCGGTGGAAGAAGGGGGCTCGCTGACGATCATCGCGACGGCCCTCGTCGACACCGGCTCGAAGATGGACGACGTCATCTTTGAAGAGTTCAAGGGGACGGGGAACACCGAGCTGCATCTGGACCGGCGGATGGTCGAGAAGCGGGTGTGGCCGGCGGTGGATGTGAACCGTTCCGGGACCCGTCGTGAAGAGTTGCTGATGGGTGAGGAGGAGCTCAAGCGGGTCTGGATTCTTCGTCGTGTTTTGAACGACATGAATCCGGTGGAGGCGATGGAACTGTTGACGAGCCGGATGCGGCGGACGAAGTCGAACGATGAGTTTCTGATGACGATGAATCTGACCTGA
- a CDS encoding hemolysin family protein: MPAAIRIPVNGVGFREPPVLGFELMIMALMIGANSIFAAFEIALASISIARLEALVQEHRRGAAAAQRMKGNIEGSLAVVQLGITLVGTIAAATGGAGAEESLEPYFRSLGFSDGWAQVTSMAVIVLPLTVVTIIFGELVPKVFALRNKELVCLILSPFMEWFALISWPAVWAFENSVSGLLKLGEKLWKRKGAGSSDEPVDVALQELRAIASLARTSRLIGVREEGIILNAVRLSKTPVRTAMLPADYISMLSINDSIANCLIAAHHDMHTRFPVTERKDDPQGIIGYANFKDIVATLRLSPHEVSLKGILRPISSIQSDVSMAAVLERLIHEHQHIALVRNPRGEVVGMITMEDILEELLGEIHDEFDRLPGHVIPAGNSWVVGGGTTLRHLREATGIDLTDPVAPPAGSRPTTTLNDWIRAHLERPADGGEVFSSRGISILVRKVRRNLVQEVQLSRIPEPTPPPPVEADAGSEPPPQ, from the coding sequence GTGCCCGCCGCGATCCGCATTCCCGTGAACGGGGTCGGATTCCGGGAGCCGCCAGTGCTGGGTTTCGAGTTGATGATCATGGCGCTGATGATCGGCGCCAACAGCATCTTCGCCGCGTTTGAGATCGCGCTTGCGTCGATCTCCATCGCCCGCCTCGAAGCCCTCGTCCAGGAACATCGCCGAGGAGCCGCCGCGGCCCAGCGGATGAAGGGGAATATCGAGGGAAGCCTCGCCGTCGTTCAGCTCGGCATCACGCTGGTCGGAACGATCGCCGCTGCAACCGGCGGCGCCGGGGCGGAAGAGAGCCTCGAACCCTATTTTCGGAGCCTGGGCTTCTCCGATGGCTGGGCTCAGGTTACCTCCATGGCGGTCATCGTTCTCCCGCTGACGGTGGTGACCATCATCTTCGGCGAACTCGTCCCCAAGGTCTTCGCGCTCCGCAACAAGGAACTGGTCTGCCTGATCCTCTCGCCGTTCATGGAGTGGTTCGCGCTCATCTCCTGGCCGGCCGTGTGGGCCTTCGAGAATTCCGTTTCCGGGCTGCTCAAGCTGGGGGAGAAACTCTGGAAGAGGAAAGGGGCCGGCAGCTCGGACGAGCCGGTCGACGTCGCCCTCCAGGAACTGCGGGCGATCGCCTCGCTGGCCCGAACGTCGCGGCTGATCGGCGTCCGCGAGGAAGGGATCATCCTGAATGCCGTCCGGCTCTCCAAGACGCCGGTCCGGACCGCCATGCTCCCGGCGGACTACATCAGCATGCTGTCGATCAATGATTCGATCGCCAACTGCCTGATCGCCGCGCATCACGATATGCATACCCGCTTCCCGGTGACGGAGCGGAAGGACGATCCGCAGGGGATCATCGGCTACGCCAACTTCAAGGACATCGTGGCGACGCTCCGGCTGTCGCCGCATGAGGTCTCCCTCAAAGGGATTCTCCGTCCGATCTCGAGCATCCAGTCCGACGTCTCGATGGCGGCGGTGCTGGAGCGGCTGATCCACGAGCATCAGCACATCGCCCTCGTCCGCAATCCCCGCGGGGAAGTCGTGGGGATGATCACCATGGAAGATATCCTCGAGGAGCTGCTCGGGGAGATCCACGACGAGTTCGACCGTCTCCCGGGGCACGTCATCCCGGCCGGCAACTCTTGGGTTGTCGGTGGCGGAACGACGCTGCGGCATCTGCGGGAGGCGACCGGCATCGACCTGACCGACCCCGTCGCTCCGCCGGCGGGATCGCGGCCCACGACGACGCTGAACGACTGGATCCGGGCCCACCTGGAGCGCCCCGCCGACGGGGGGGAGGTCTTTTCGTCCCGGGGTATTTCGATCCTGGTCCGAAAAGTCCGCCGCAACCTCGTGCAGGAGGTCCAGCTCAGCCGCATCCCCGAGCCGACTCCTCCTCCGCCGGTCGAGGCCGATGCCGGTTCGGAGCCGCCTCCGCAATAG
- a CDS encoding glycosyltransferase family 2 protein, producing the protein MSYRVLTALPVYNEEAHLIEVLGQVRQYSQDVLVVDDGSSDRTPLLLAEMDGIQVIRHEPNQGYGGALRTAFDYAIANDYDVLVTIDCDGQHQPKLIPEMAARIFPADREAPVDIVSGSRYLQEFAGDNAAPEDRRRINMEITKQLNRCFDLHLTDTFCGFKAYRVEALRKFEITELGYAMPLQLWIQAVRHGMVIEEFPVPRIYLDEARSFGGALDDSARRLAHYLEIIRREMALQHVDCGCPGSSL; encoded by the coding sequence ATGTCCTATCGAGTTCTGACAGCCCTCCCGGTCTATAACGAAGAGGCCCACCTCATCGAGGTCCTCGGCCAGGTCCGGCAATACAGTCAGGACGTGCTGGTGGTGGACGACGGTTCGTCCGACCGGACGCCGCTTCTGCTGGCCGAGATGGACGGGATTCAGGTCATCCGGCACGAGCCGAACCAGGGTTACGGCGGCGCGCTGCGGACCGCTTTTGACTACGCGATCGCCAACGACTATGACGTGCTCGTCACCATCGACTGTGACGGCCAGCACCAGCCGAAGCTGATTCCGGAGATGGCGGCCCGAATCTTCCCGGCCGACCGGGAGGCGCCGGTCGACATTGTCTCCGGAAGCCGGTACCTGCAGGAGTTCGCCGGCGACAACGCCGCGCCGGAGGACCGCCGCCGGATCAATATGGAGATCACGAAGCAGCTCAACCGTTGCTTCGATCTGCACCTGACCGACACGTTCTGCGGCTTTAAGGCGTACCGCGTCGAGGCGCTGCGGAAGTTTGAGATCACGGAGCTGGGCTATGCGATGCCGCTGCAGCTGTGGATCCAGGCCGTTCGGCACGGGATGGTGATCGAGGAGTTTCCGGTGCCGCGGATCTATCTGGACGAGGCGCGGTCATTCGGCGGGGCTCTCGACGACTCGGCCCGTCGTCTCGCGCACTACCTGGAGATCATCCGGCGTGAAATGGCCCTGCAGCACGTCGATTGCGGTTGTCCGGGAAGTTCTCTCTGA
- a CDS encoding superoxide dismutase: MAYTLPALPYAYNALEPHIDARTMEIHHTKHHQAYINNVNKALEGHADLAALPVDDLMKKLSSVPEAIRTVVRNNGGGHSNHTLFWTVLAPNAGGAPNGAVASAIDGAFGNFDTFKTQFNDAATKRFGSGWAWLSVDKGKLVVESTANQDTPLSEGRTPILGLDVWEHAYYLNYQNRRPDYITAFWNVVNWAEVNKRLAAAK, translated from the coding sequence ATGGCTTACACGCTTCCCGCCCTGCCGTACGCCTACAACGCGCTCGAGCCGCACATCGACGCGCGCACGATGGAAATCCATCACACCAAGCACCATCAGGCCTACATCAACAACGTCAACAAGGCCCTTGAAGGGCACGCCGATCTGGCGGCCCTGCCGGTCGACGACCTGATGAAGAAGCTCTCCTCGGTTCCGGAAGCCATCCGGACCGTGGTCCGCAACAACGGCGGCGGGCACTCGAACCACACGCTGTTCTGGACCGTTCTGGCTCCGAACGCGGGCGGGGCTCCGAACGGCGCGGTCGCTTCGGCGATCGACGGAGCCTTCGGCAACTTCGACACGTTCAAGACCCAGTTCAACGACGCCGCCACGAAGCGGTTCGGGAGCGGCTGGGCCTGGCTGTCGGTCGACAAGGGGAAGCTGGTGGTCGAGAGCACGGCCAACCAGGACACGCCGCTGTCGGAAGGCCGGACTCCGATCCTCGGCCTCGACGTGTGGGAGCACGCGTACTACTTGAACTACCAGAACCGTCGTCCGGATTACATTACGGCGTTCTGGAACGTGGTGAACTGGGCCGAGGTCAACAAGCGCCTCGCCGCCGCCAAGTAA